A region of the Candidatus Nanosynbacter lyticus genome:
GTTATTGTGAATCCATTTTCTTTAGAATGCTGCGTATGTTGCATGTGTCACCTTTCTTCCACTGCCAACCCCAGAAGACGGCAATCCATATTCTACTACTGACTCTACCTTAACCGGCATACCTAAGCTAGACTTGCCACCACCACTACTACTAGCATCCTTACATCCATACGGCGCCGAAGCATACACCTCCTGCCTCACCATACCTGGCAAGCCATCAACACTCTCCGTTCTTTCCATAACTCTATATCTAGTACCAGATGAACCAGTGTTACACTTAAACCATGACGGCGGAGAGTCGTTCGCGTAACGACGCATATTATTGTAGGCCAGAAAACTTGCCTTCGTTTGCTGCGCACTCAATACTGAAATTGTACTGACCTGAGCTTGCATACTTAATATGACAACCATAAAAATACCAATAACAACCAGTGTCACTGCCACCTCAACTATTGTAAAGCCCTCGCTTCTATTTACTAGTCGCGCCATATACTATCCACCTTTTTTTCTGCCCCAGTGGACAAATCTTTATACGTGATACTATGCCTGACGCAAGTTGCTGCAACTATATCAGATGGCGCGCCAGATGCCGGCTTAGTGCAGTCATGTCCATCAATATTTGAGGCTTCATATAATATTTCGCCGTTACTTCCGCCAGCCCAGTCGCTACGACTACACTTTATCATTTCCTTTTTCAAAGAATCGCCTCCTACAATTGACGAAAAATTCCTGGTTAAATCACCACACGACGGATATTCATGCCCGATGCCGCTTGTATTGTTATATTTATAATACCTCTCCAGCTTTAGTGATAGCTCGGAAATATTAGCTCGCTGTTTTTCTCTTTTAATGAGATTTGAAAATCTTTCACTACCAACAAAGGTGAGGCCCGCTAAAATTGACACGACTACAATAATTATCGCCAACTCGATTAACGTATAACCACCCATCCTACGATTCATATTCAATATTGTAGCGCAGTTTTACAAAAAAGCCTATGCTTATTACAAAGAAAGTTCCAACGGTTCTTGTTCAATTCTTATACCAAATTTATCATACACCGTTTGAATAATTTGCTCACGAATTGCCGCTAAATCGCCATAGCCAGTTGCCGACTCATTTACCAGCACAAGAGCATTTTTTTCATAAACCCTCATACCATGACTAGCAAAACCTTTCAGTCCAGCTCTATCAATCAGCCAGCCTGTTGGTACTTTATATCTTCCGTCAGACATAGCATAATTTGGCACATCACTATACTCTTTTTGCAGTTGTTCCAATTGCCATTTTTCGATCAAAGCGTTCTTGAAAAAAGAGCCTGCGCTAGGTATCTCAGCCGGATCTGGCAATTTTTCCGAGCGAATATTAAGCACCGCTACACGAATTACCGACAAATTAACTTCACGAATATCATTATCTTCAATATATTTTTGTAGCGAAGCATAAAATGGCGGCCTTGGTTCTGCTTTATTTAATCTTAGAGTAATATTTAAAATACAGTAACGGCCCTTTTGACTATCACGAAAAATACTATTGCGATAAGAGAAATCACATTCATCAGCAGAAATCGTCACAATTGAATCAGTTTTCGAATCGTATGCTTCTAAACTAACTAAAGTATCAGCGATCTCTTGTCCGTAAGCGCCAACATTCTGAACGGGTGCAGCACCGGCAGTTCCCGGAATTCCCGACATAGCCTCAATTCCCTGAAGCCCCAGACCAACAGCCCGTTCAACAACTTCATCCCAAACTTCGCCCGCACCAATCTTGATATCTGTCGTATCGTCATTATCAGCAACGACCTCAAACCCCTCGATCTTATTCAACAGAATGATTCCCTCAAATGTTTCGTCGCGTGTGATGACATTACTGCCGCCACCCAGCACAAAGATGGGTAAATTTTCCTTTCGGGCATTCCGATATAAAGTTACAACATCGCTAGCAGAATTTACAGCCACCATATAGCGTGTTTCACCGCCTAATTTCATAGTCGTATACTGCTTCAATGGTACGTTCGTCATGACATCCATGTGTATATTATATCATTTTACTCGGTCGCCATCTATGCTATAATACCTCTGTATGCACCCGTAGCTCAGCGGATTAGAGTACTTGGCTTCGAACCAAGGGGTCGCAAGTTCGAATCTTGCCGGGTGTACCATTTTATTGAATTAACAAGACACACGCCCCGTTAGCTCAACTGGATAGAGCGTTGGTTTCCGGTACCAAAGGTTGCAGGTTCGATTCCTGTGCGGGGTACCAGATTAGCCCGTTATTGTGACGGGTTTTAATTATATCTATAAATTGCTTACTTTTTATATTAAATAGTGGTATAAATGTGAGCACTATGGAGACCGGCAAACAAAGACCCGCAAATGATTTCCATAGCGCAATGGAAGCAGTTATAAAAGCAATACGCGAGAAAAAATTCGGACAAGCGGCGATATTAGCCTCCCCGGCCTATAATTTAACACCAAACTTATCCGAACAAGCCCGTGCTGCCCGTGATTTAAGTGCCGCCTACCGCCATCAAGGCGACTACGATGAATCCGAAAAATGGGCCACTGAAGCAGTGGAGCAACATGAAGCTTTGGTCGAAGAAGGAGAGAATCGCAGTACGCTACGTGAACTGGGTGCGAGCGTCGCAACGCTCGGAACCCTGCAGCTACAGCATATCGTAACAGACCCTTCTTATGATAATCAGGAAAACTCTCAACGGGCAGCAGAAAATCTAAGCAAAGGTCTGCGCTATATTGAAGAGTCTCGCGAGCATGCTGCAGACAAGAACCGCAAGATTGACCAATATGACATTAACTTTACTGCTCGTACAGGCTTCGCTGAAGCGTTGGCTGGCGATACAAAGAGGAGTCTAGCACTGGGCGCAAGAGCTGTGCGGTTGGCGTTTTTGTCTGAATCACCAAAGATTGACACTTCAAATCCAAATATGACAGCCAAAGAACGCTTCAAATCTAAGGCTCGCGCGTTTGTAAGAGGCGTTGGCGCGGTAGCTGTGGCGGCAGTGGCGCCATCTAATAGGGAGTTGGCTAAATCTATTGTCGAGAGGCTTAATTAATTGGCCGATGGAATCACTGGAGCTTGAGGAGTTTGGCTACTTAAAATCTGACGAATTTGCTCAGCGGTAATAATTGTAGTTGATCCAGGCGCAATTGTACCAGCTAGCATTTGCTTAGCGACAGTATTCTCAACCGCTCGTTGGACAACGCGACGCATCGGACGGGCGCCCAGGCGCGGATCGTAGCCAGCTTCAACCAATAGCTTCTTACCTTCCTCTTCAACTGCAACTTGAATTTTTTGCGGTGCCAAAGTTTTATTAACACCAGCCAAAATCAAATCGACGACCTGCAATAGCTCCTCCTTGCCTAGCGGCCGGAACAAAACAATTTCATCAAAACGGTTCAAAAACTCTGGTCGGAATAGGTTAGCGTTGATTAACTCATCAATAAACGTTTGCTCAAATTGCTCCAGCTGATAACCACGCTCGATATATTCACGAATTCTATCCGCTCCAGCGTTTGACGTAGCAATGACAATCGTATCGCGAAAACTAATTTCCCGGTTATTTTCATCACGCAGGATACCCTCGTCCAATAGCTGCAGTAAAGTCGTCAACACCTGCGGATGAGCTTTTTCAATCTCATCCAGTAGCACCACTGAAAACGGCTTTTTTTGCACCTGAGCCGTCAAGCTACCTGAGTCGCGCGCCCCATCGGCAATCAGCCGCGCTACATCATCTGGGCGGACAAACTCGTTTAAATCTAAGCGAATCATACTACCTTCGCCGCCAAAATAAACATCCGCCAAAGCTTTGGATAATTCAGTCTTACCAACACCAGTCGGACCGAGGAACAGGAAAGCGCCAATTGGGCGATTTTGGTTCCTAACGCCAGTACGCGCCCGACGAATAGCATCGGAAACAACCGTAACCGCCCGCGACTGATTAATCATGCGCTGGTGAATCAGAGATTCCAAATTCAGCAGCTTTTCCCTCTCGTCACTTAGCGATGCCACGGAAATCTTTATACCGAGTGTCTTCTCAATAGCGTCATCCACTGATTGTGCCGTCACCAGCCCATCACTAGCATAGCTTGCCGCTGCCTCTAAAATTTTTAGAGCCTTACCCGGCATTACCAAGTCCTGAACATATCGATCGCCCACTCGGTAAGCCTCCGCCAAAGCTTGATACATATACCTAACTTTATGTTGTGCCTCAAACAGCACCAGTTGATCACGCATAATTTTCATAGTTTCCGATTCACTAGACGGCTGAATAGCGATGGTATTTAAGGCGTGAGCTAGCTGCGGTTTAGTCTGAGAAATTTGCAAGAAACGCTGCTCGTCCATTGTCAAAATCATCCTCAATCTGCCAGCTTCTAGAATTGGCAGTAGTACATTACTCAAATCAACAGAACCAACGCCCTCTTCAAAAAATAGCTGTGCATTATCCAGGCATAAAATAACATTCTTTGATAAAAACGCCTCATTTAAGATCATTGTTACCAGATTTTCCAATTCACCGCGACCCGACGCTACGCTAACCAAAGATGAAGAGTCAAGTATAAAAACTTGCTGATACATCAACGACCCAGGAACGCCCTGATGTCCATCAATCAACATCTCTGCAAACGCCGAAACTACCGTACTTTTCCCAGCGCCATCAGCACCAATTAACGCAATGTTCTGACGACCACCTGAGCTAAATATTTTCATCATTTGCTCAAGCGCACTTTCATGCGCCGCCAACTTTGTAGTAAGCATCTGACCGGAAATGTTAGCGCTAATATTCTGCGCAAAGCGGCTCAGCAGCGGAGTATAACCGAACGACCAATCTCTGGCAATTCCGCCAGTCCGTAACGGTTTTTTGTTATGCTCTTCAATTAATGCCTTTATACGCTCGTACCACTTGATAGTCTCTTCGATATCCTGAAAATCAATTTTCATATTTGCCAGCAACGAATCATGCTGCGGCAACTGTTTTACTATAGCCGCGGCTAAAACCGCACTGGTAATCTTCGGACTTTTAGTGCTCTGCCAAATCTCAATTGCCGCTTTCCAGACCTGCTCGGTTTGGTCTGGATTGTCAACGGAAATATTATGTAAAAAGTTTGGCGTTAAACCCAGGCGCAAGGCTAAAAACTGTCCAGCTCGAGTGCCCGTAATCGCTTCAGCAATATCAGTTGGTGTTGGTCGGCGTGGCAACTTCCCCAAAACGTCAGCCGCCATCACATCATCAATAGTCTGCGGATTCTTATTAATCTCCGCCGTCTTCAAATCTTTCTCCCACCAAATAGACAGCATAACCATCGGACCGCTTAGACCCAGCATCAGCCAGCCGACCGATCCGTGTTCAATCAGCATCCACACCCCAAGCACCACTATCATGATACCAATTGCTATTACCACAACGTGCCAAGCATTGCCGAATCTAACTGAAAACCTTGCCTTTTGGGACCTCAAACTATCGTAATTAAATTTTGGCTGCACATTCATAGCGAAACCCCCATTTGCCACAGCACAATTCCCACAAACGGCAATAGCGGCAAGATCAGCCACAGAATAATTCCCAGAATCATCCACAAAACCCTCAGTAATATCATCAATATTCCGACAATTATCACTACAGAGCGTACCACCATGCCAACCACGCGTGAAAATAACTTATCGAAAAATGCCGACAACTGAACTGGCGCAGCACCGCCAACTGGAGACGCTGAAATCTGACGAAACGGATTAAATAACGTTTTTAATAACAATCCGACCGAAAAAAAGTCTGCCGTTCGCAAAACCCCCAAAAAACCTTGCTGAATGTGTTGCAATAATCCACTGCCATACCACCACTGAAAGATCCCCACCAAAAACATATTGATATTGTAGCATATTAGCCCAGCAGAGTATAATGGATTATATGGCAAGACAGATGATCAGTACTATAATTGGCAAAGGGGTCAAGAAGGTTGCAAGATTACGCGGCGGCGGTTCAGCTCTGCCAGGCTTAGTGATTGAGAAAATTGACCCAAAGTTCATCCAGCGCACACTGAAAGACCTACCACAAGGCGTGGTAATTATCAGCGGCACTAACGGAAAAACAACAACCACAAAAATCGTCGTGGAATTGCTCGAGTCAGTTGGATTAAGGGTTTTTACGAATCGGACTGGCAGTAATTTTTCCCGAGGCGTAGCAGCTGCGCTGCTGGACGAAGTCAACCTCCGTGGTAAACTGGAAGCCGATATTGCAGTCCTGGAACTTGACGAGGCCTGGGCGGTGAAATTTGTGCAAATGGTTCGCCCACGATTCTCGCTATTATTAAATGTGATGCGCGATCAGCTAGATAGATTTGGAGAGATTGATAATACAGCGTCGCTGCTTCAGAAAATAGCCGAAGCAACTACCGATACTGTTGTTCTTAATCGCGACGATCCACGGATTTTTAAGATTAGTAAAAACATTCAGGCTAAAAAAGTATTCTTCGGCACAACCGACGAGCTACTTAAATTAATGCCGACCGACGACAACTTAAAATACGGTGCAGCAATTGCTAACCAAAGCGTAAACGTCGATGTTTTATTAAAAAAGATTAGCGGCCAGGAGGCGACTCTACAGATTGACAACAAAGAAACTGCTGTCAATTTAAAGCTTACCGGCGTTTATAATTTACTTAATGCCGCAGCAGCTACAGCCCTGGCGCGACAAATTACCGGACCGGAAGTTACAGACACCATATTGTCAGCGCTCGAAAATATTAAGCCAGCCTTTGGTCGCGGTGAAACAATTTTCCTAAACGGCACTCCAATTGAACTTATTCTCGTTAAAAATCCAAGCGGTTTTCGACTGGCGCTTTTGTCATTTGCCAAAAATAGCAGCGCGACGATGATCGCGGTTAATGACAATTACGCAGACGGGCGAGATGTTAGTTGGTTTTGGGATGTTGACTTTTCGGCTCTGAAAAAGGTAGCCATGATTAGTGGGGTGCGCGCTTATGACATGGCGCTGCGTCTTCAATATGACGAAGTTGCGATTGAAAAAATTGACACCGATATTACGCGGGCGTTAGATGATTTTATCAACGACCGCCCAGAAGAACCAAAGCAAATATTCTGTAGCTATACCGCCATGACTGCAATTCGACGCCTGCTTAGCGAAAAAACCGACGTAGAGGAAATATTATGACAAAAATAACAATTGCACAACTTTATCCACGAGACATGAATTTATACGGCGACTGGGGTAACACGCTGGTCCTAAAAAAACGCCTAGAGTGGCGCGGTTTTGAAGTCGAAATTATCGACCACAATCCAGGCGATTCAACAGACTTTTCTAAGATTGATATTTTCGTCGGTGGTGGCGGTCAAGACTCTGGCCAGACGATTATCCAAAACGACCTTTTGAAACGAGCAGACGAGCTCCAACAATTAGCAAACGACGGCGTGCCGATGCTAATGATTTGTGGTATGTATCAGCTCTTCGGCCGCTTTTTCCGCACACTTAAGGGCGAAGAGATTGTTGGCGCTAATATTTTACCGATTGAAACAATTGCTGGCGAGGAACGAATGATTGGCAATATTATTATCAAGAGCCAAGAATTTGGCGAGATTATCGGATACGAAAATCATAGTGGGCAGACCTTCCTTGATAAAACTGTCACGCCGCTAGGGCAAGTGATTAAGGGTGCTGGTAATAATATGATTGATACGAATGAAGGCGTTCGGTATAACAATGTTATAGCCACATATCTCCACGGCCCAATCCTACCGAAAAACCCACAAATTGCTGATTTTCTAATCAATGAAGTCCTAAGACGACGCGATATCAGCATAGACTTTGGAGTAGATAATATTGACGATGAGATAGCCCACAAGGCACGTGAAATATCCCTAAAACTTCCCAGATAGTGTAATGAAAAATATATGCGCAAATCTTAAGAATTTATATGCATTTCTTCATAAAATACCCAGCTGGGTCTGGCTAATTCCCATATTAATTTTAGCTATTAGCGCTCGCACTACCCAATTAACCAAGGCTGATATTTGGCACGATGAGGGCTATACTGCTACCATTATCAATCAGCCCTTGATTGACATTATCTCCACGACAACCACGGACGTACATCCACCATTTTATTACATTATCATGCATTTTTGGCAATTGCTTTTTGGCAGTTCAGTCACTGCGCTCAGAAGCTTTAGTGTCGTATGTGGCGCCATGACAGTCGCCATGCTATTTCTCTTACTGCAAAAGCTATTCTCTAAAAGAATCGCTATATTTGGAGCTTTTTTAGCAGCTTTAGGACCATTCCTGATCCGCTATAGCGATGAGGCGAGGATGTATGCTTTAGCGGCGCTGATTGGCGTAGCAGCCACCTATGCATTTATTATGGCGGTCGAGAGAAAAGACAAAAAACCCTGGTGGATATTATACGGATTTTTAGTGGCAATTGGCATTTACACACAGTACTTCCTGGCACTGCTGCTTCCAGCTCACTTCGTCTATTTATGGCTAA
Encoded here:
- a CDS encoding type IV pilin protein, with product MNRRMGGYTLIELAIIIVVVSILAGLTFVGSERFSNLIKREKQRANISELSLKLERYYKYNNTSGIGHEYPSCGDLTRNFSSIVGGDSLKKEMIKCSRSDWAGGSNGEILYEASNIDGHDCTKPASGAPSDIVAATCVRHSITYKDLSTGAEKKVDSIWRD
- the murB gene encoding UDP-N-acetylmuramate dehydrogenase — encoded protein: MDVMTNVPLKQYTTMKLGGETRYMVAVNSASDVVTLYRNARKENLPIFVLGGGSNVITRDETFEGIILLNKIEGFEVVADNDDTTDIKIGAGEVWDEVVERAVGLGLQGIEAMSGIPGTAGAAPVQNVGAYGQEIADTLVSLEAYDSKTDSIVTISADECDFSYRNSIFRDSQKGRYCILNITLRLNKAEPRPPFYASLQKYIEDNDIREVNLSVIRVAVLNIRSEKLPDPAEIPSAGSFFKNALIEKWQLEQLQKEYSDVPNYAMSDGRYKVPTGWLIDRAGLKGFASHGMRVYEKNALVLVNESATGYGDLAAIREQIIQTVYDKFGIRIEQEPLELSL
- a CDS encoding type 1 glutamine amidotransferase, with product MTKITIAQLYPRDMNLYGDWGNTLVLKKRLEWRGFEVEIIDHNPGDSTDFSKIDIFVGGGGQDSGQTIIQNDLLKRADELQQLANDGVPMLMICGMYQLFGRFFRTLKGEEIVGANILPIETIAGEERMIGNIIIKSQEFGEIIGYENHSGQTFLDKTVTPLGQVIKGAGNNMIDTNEGVRYNNVIATYLHGPILPKNPQIADFLINEVLRRRDISIDFGVDNIDDEIAHKAREISLKLPR
- a CDS encoding AAA family ATPase encodes the protein MNVQPKFNYDSLRSQKARFSVRFGNAWHVVVIAIGIMIVVLGVWMLIEHGSVGWLMLGLSGPMVMLSIWWEKDLKTAEINKNPQTIDDVMAADVLGKLPRRPTPTDIAEAITGTRAGQFLALRLGLTPNFLHNISVDNPDQTEQVWKAAIEIWQSTKSPKITSAVLAAAIVKQLPQHDSLLANMKIDFQDIEETIKWYERIKALIEEHNKKPLRTGGIARDWSFGYTPLLSRFAQNISANISGQMLTTKLAAHESALEQMMKIFSSGGRQNIALIGADGAGKSTVVSAFAEMLIDGHQGVPGSLMYQQVFILDSSSLVSVASGRGELENLVTMILNEAFLSKNVILCLDNAQLFFEEGVGSVDLSNVLLPILEAGRLRMILTMDEQRFLQISQTKPQLAHALNTIAIQPSSESETMKIMRDQLVLFEAQHKVRYMYQALAEAYRVGDRYVQDLVMPGKALKILEAAASYASDGLVTAQSVDDAIEKTLGIKISVASLSDEREKLLNLESLIHQRMINQSRAVTVVSDAIRRARTGVRNQNRPIGAFLFLGPTGVGKTELSKALADVYFGGEGSMIRLDLNEFVRPDDVARLIADGARDSGSLTAQVQKKPFSVVLLDEIEKAHPQVLTTLLQLLDEGILRDENNREISFRDTIVIATSNAGADRIREYIERGYQLEQFEQTFIDELINANLFRPEFLNRFDEIVLFRPLGKEELLQVVDLILAGVNKTLAPQKIQVAVEEEGKKLLVEAGYDPRLGARPMRRVVQRAVENTVAKQMLAGTIAPGSTTIITAEQIRQILSSQTPQAPVIPSAN
- a CDS encoding MurT ligase domain-containing protein, with translation MARQMISTIIGKGVKKVARLRGGGSALPGLVIEKIDPKFIQRTLKDLPQGVVIISGTNGKTTTTKIVVELLESVGLRVFTNRTGSNFSRGVAAALLDEVNLRGKLEADIAVLELDEAWAVKFVQMVRPRFSLLLNVMRDQLDRFGEIDNTASLLQKIAEATTDTVVLNRDDPRIFKISKNIQAKKVFFGTTDELLKLMPTDDNLKYGAAIANQSVNVDVLLKKISGQEATLQIDNKETAVNLKLTGVYNLLNAAAATALARQITGPEVTDTILSALENIKPAFGRGETIFLNGTPIELILVKNPSGFRLALLSFAKNSSATMIAVNDNYADGRDVSWFWDVDFSALKKVAMISGVRAYDMALRLQYDEVAIEKIDTDITRALDDFINDRPEEPKQIFCSYTAMTAIRRLLSEKTDVEEIL
- a CDS encoding type IV pilus modification PilV family protein, whose amino-acid sequence is MARLVNRSEGFTIVEVAVTLVVIGIFMVVILSMQAQVSTISVLSAQQTKASFLAYNNMRRYANDSPPSWFKCNTGSSGTRYRVMERTESVDGLPGMVRQEVYASAPYGCKDASSSGGGKSSLGMPVKVESVVEYGLPSSGVGSGRKVTHATYAAF